Proteins encoded in a region of the bacterium genome:
- a CDS encoding CopG family transcriptional regulator encodes MRTTITLDEDVAARLKDEVRRSGRSFKEVVNEFIRLGLTARRVNRPAQRFTVKARSLGLRPGLDYDKTSELVEQLEGPLHK; translated from the coding sequence GTGCGAACAACAATCACATTAGACGAGGACGTTGCCGCGAGGCTCAAGGACGAAGTGCGACGATCGGGACGATCGTTCAAGGAGGTCGTGAACGAGTTTATCCGTCTTGGTCTGACGGCGCGCCGCGTGAATAGGCCTGCGCAACGATTCACCGTGAAGGCACGCTCGCTCGGGCTGCGGCCGGGCCTCGACTACGACAAGACGAGTGAACTGGTGGAGCAATTGGAAGGTCCGCTTCACAAGTGA
- a CDS encoding copper amine oxidase N-terminal domain-containing protein: MRWSSGRRARAGGWFAVVLVMTLVTSAAAQAIVPAPYVRVYVDGRLASLDVPPVIAAGRVLVPLRGLFEQMGAVVAWDGGTQTVLAQRGNTSVALQIGSSQATVNGAARTLDTPPVLVDGRTMIPLRFVSEALGVRVDWNAATTTVTISQTSALPPSVRYGPSTPAPPPPRPAAIAPPPQIVEVVVPPPVVEVVVAPPPPPRREPPPPSRPGFVWIAGHWRYAGGWVWTSGWWDAVPFPGAVWVSSRWEHRSAGWTWIGGYWGGYAVTQNPPPPPRVEVIGRQPGPDAIWIKGDWRWDARQWVWTPGRWQRTPWRTAHWVPGYWTRRTVGWVRVAGYWR; the protein is encoded by the coding sequence ATGAGATGGAGTTCAGGCAGGCGCGCGCGTGCCGGCGGATGGTTCGCCGTCGTGCTGGTGATGACCCTGGTCACTAGCGCCGCGGCGCAGGCGATCGTCCCGGCACCCTACGTGAGAGTGTACGTCGACGGCCGGCTCGCGAGCCTCGACGTGCCCCCGGTGATCGCCGCGGGGCGGGTGCTCGTGCCTTTGCGGGGACTGTTCGAACAGATGGGGGCCGTCGTCGCCTGGGACGGCGGTACGCAGACCGTGCTGGCACAACGCGGGAATACCAGTGTGGCGCTTCAGATCGGATCCTCCCAGGCGACGGTCAACGGAGCGGCGCGGACACTGGACACGCCGCCGGTGCTCGTGGACGGGCGGACGATGATTCCGTTGCGCTTCGTCAGCGAGGCACTGGGGGTGCGCGTCGATTGGAACGCGGCAACGACGACGGTCACGATCAGCCAGACCTCCGCCCTGCCGCCGTCGGTGCGCTACGGTCCGTCTACCCCGGCGCCGCCTCCGCCCCGACCGGCTGCGATCGCGCCGCCTCCCCAGATCGTTGAGGTCGTTGTCCCTCCACCGGTTGTGGAGGTGGTCGTGGCTCCACCGCCGCCGCCCCGGCGCGAACCGCCACCGCCGTCCCGTCCGGGGTTTGTTTGGATCGCGGGCCACTGGCGGTACGCCGGCGGGTGGGTGTGGACGTCCGGTTGGTGGGACGCGGTGCCGTTTCCCGGTGCGGTCTGGGTTTCGAGCCGTTGGGAGCATCGCTCCGCGGGATGGACATGGATCGGAGGCTACTGGGGGGGATATGCCGTCACGCAAAACCCTCCGCCGCCCCCTCGCGTCGAGGTGATCGGTCGGCAGCCGGGTCCAGATGCCATTTGGATCAAAGGGGACTGGCGGTGGGACGCGAGGCAGTGGGTGTGGACGCCGGGTCGCTGGCAGCGGACGCCGTGGCGGACGGCGCACTGGGTGCCTGGATACTGGACCCGCCGGACGGTCGGTTGGGTGCGGGTGGCCGGCTACTGGCGGTAG
- a CDS encoding AIM24 family protein codes for MPVPVILPTQARDETFGGVTYHIEGELVPVLHVELGSMPVYFEHHILLWKDPAVNIAIKPLRGAVKRVLAGMPVFVTQTQGAGRIAFSRDGAGHVFALHMKPGEAVDVREHQFLAATDAMDYTFNRVKGAANVLFGGTGFFIDTFTCTKSDGILWLHGYGNVFSLTLGAGEQIDIEPGGWIYKDRTVQMQTIFQKVSTGLFASAGNLFWNRFTGPGRVALQSMYLHMPTDG; via the coding sequence ATGCCTGTTCCTGTGATCCTGCCGACCCAGGCGCGCGACGAGACGTTCGGAGGCGTGACGTATCACATCGAAGGTGAGCTCGTTCCGGTGCTGCATGTAGAGCTGGGCAGCATGCCGGTCTATTTCGAGCATCACATCCTGTTGTGGAAGGACCCGGCCGTGAACATCGCGATCAAGCCTCTTCGGGGTGCGGTCAAACGCGTCCTCGCCGGCATGCCGGTGTTCGTGACGCAGACGCAGGGCGCCGGCCGCATCGCGTTCAGCCGGGACGGCGCCGGGCACGTCTTCGCCCTCCACATGAAGCCGGGCGAGGCCGTGGACGTTCGGGAACATCAGTTCCTCGCGGCCACGGACGCCATGGACTACACGTTCAACCGGGTCAAAGGGGCCGCGAACGTCCTCTTCGGGGGAACGGGGTTCTTCATCGACACCTTCACGTGTACAAAATCCGATGGCATTCTCTGGCTCCACGGATACGGCAACGTGTTTTCCCTGACGCTCGGCGCCGGAGAACAGATCGACATCGAGCCCGGGGGGTGGATCTACAAGGACCGTACCGTGCAGATGCAGACCATTTTTCAGAAGGTCTCGACCGGGTTGTTCGCGAGCGCCGGCAACCTCTTTTGGAACCGCTTCACCGGCCCGGGGCGAGTCGCGCTGCAGTCCATGTACCTGCACATGCCGACAGACGGTTAG
- a CDS encoding permease, translated as MIRALDLSFAMFWEILWPLILGFALSAAVQAFVSKRDMARLLGDDSGRSIALASLFGFASSSCSYAAVALARSLFVKGAHFTAAIVFQFASTNLVIELGIIMAVLLGWQFTAAEFLGGPFMIVLLWLIFRRTLTRARVAAARAQAGRGRRGRMEGHAEMDMAVVDARPILVRAISVDGLTAMSQYFVMDWAAVWMDVAGGLLIAGALGAWVPAEFWRRFFLTGDPHLAFVWGPVVGPLVAIVSFVCSVGNVPLAAILWNGGISFGGVASFVFADLIILPILDIYRRYYGGAMAWYLLVTSYAAMVAAGWVVELIFGAIGWVPRTRHALVLEAHLAWNYTTVLNLVFLALAAVFAWRFLRTGGLEMLRMMNRPMPHHETA; from the coding sequence GTGATCCGCGCCTTGGACCTGAGTTTCGCCATGTTCTGGGAGATCCTGTGGCCGCTGATCCTCGGGTTCGCCCTGTCGGCGGCCGTGCAGGCGTTTGTCTCCAAGAGAGACATGGCGAGGCTCCTCGGCGACGACTCCGGGCGGTCGATCGCGCTCGCGAGCCTGTTCGGCTTCGCGTCCTCCTCCTGCTCGTACGCGGCCGTAGCGCTGGCGCGGTCCCTGTTTGTCAAAGGCGCCCACTTTACCGCGGCGATCGTGTTTCAGTTCGCCTCCACGAACCTCGTGATCGAACTCGGAATCATCATGGCGGTGCTGCTGGGTTGGCAGTTCACCGCGGCGGAGTTCCTCGGCGGCCCGTTCATGATCGTCCTGCTGTGGCTGATCTTCCGGCGCACGCTCACGCGCGCCCGCGTCGCCGCGGCACGGGCGCAAGCCGGACGTGGTCGCCGGGGCCGCATGGAAGGCCACGCCGAGATGGACATGGCGGTGGTCGACGCCCGCCCGATCCTGGTCCGGGCCATCTCGGTCGACGGCCTGACCGCGATGAGCCAATACTTCGTCATGGACTGGGCGGCCGTGTGGATGGACGTCGCCGGCGGGCTTCTCATCGCGGGCGCCCTCGGGGCTTGGGTGCCGGCTGAGTTCTGGCGGCGCTTCTTTCTGACGGGCGACCCGCACCTGGCCTTCGTCTGGGGGCCGGTCGTGGGCCCGCTCGTCGCTATCGTGTCGTTCGTGTGCTCCGTGGGCAACGTGCCGTTGGCGGCGATCCTATGGAACGGCGGCATCAGCTTCGGCGGCGTGGCCTCGTTTGTCTTCGCCGATCTCATCATCCTGCCGATCCTGGACATCTACCGGCGGTACTACGGCGGCGCGATGGCGTGGTATCTCCTCGTCACGTCGTACGCGGCGATGGTGGCGGCGGGATGGGTGGTGGAACTGATCTTCGGGGCGATCGGGTGGGTGCCGCGCACGCGCCACGCGCTCGTGCTCGAGGCCCACCTCGCGTGGAACTACACGACTGTCCTCAACCTCGTCTTTCTGGCGCTGGCCGCGGTCTTCGCCTGGCGGTTCCTGCGCACCGGAGGTCTCGAGATGCTGCGCATGATGAACCGGCCGATGCCCCACCACGAGACCGCATAG
- a CDS encoding SDR family NAD(P)-dependent oxidoreductase: protein MTGEFSGKVAIVSGAAQGVSSVILRRLAQDGARAVIADIDAERAEAGVRDLTARGCDVRFIHTDVRDSGQVNAMVDRVVEQCGRVDILVHGAGVGVHKEIVDLSDEEWDLQIDVQLRGAFLLSRAVGGRLIAQKQGGRIILIGSTSGNNARVRGGPHAASKAGEIQLAHVLAMEMGRHGVTVNVVSPGLTNIAGISRSMQTPEYQRAFIAQVPLGRLAAPDEIADAVLFFASDRARFVTGQVLCVDGGYSAGKLAVQGPSVDAFYGQVSESR from the coding sequence ATGACCGGAGAGTTCTCAGGGAAGGTCGCCATCGTGTCGGGGGCGGCGCAGGGGGTCTCGAGTGTCATCTTGCGGCGGCTCGCGCAGGACGGAGCGCGCGCCGTGATCGCGGACATCGACGCGGAGCGGGCCGAGGCCGGCGTGCGGGATCTCACGGCACGCGGCTGCGACGTGCGCTTCATCCACACCGATGTGCGGGACAGCGGCCAGGTCAACGCGATGGTGGACCGCGTCGTGGAGCAGTGCGGGCGCGTCGACATCCTCGTCCACGGCGCCGGAGTGGGGGTGCATAAGGAGATCGTCGATCTGTCCGACGAAGAGTGGGATCTTCAGATCGACGTGCAGCTGCGGGGCGCGTTCCTGTTGAGCCGGGCGGTCGGCGGCCGGTTGATCGCGCAGAAACAGGGCGGCCGCATCATCCTGATCGGCTCCACCTCCGGCAACAACGCGCGCGTCCGGGGCGGCCCCCACGCGGCGTCGAAGGCGGGCGAGATCCAGCTCGCCCACGTGCTGGCGATGGAAATGGGGCGGCACGGGGTCACGGTCAACGTGGTGTCTCCCGGGCTGACCAACATCGCGGGGATCTCGCGCTCGATGCAGACCCCGGAGTACCAGCGCGCGTTCATCGCGCAGGTGCCGCTCGGCCGCCTCGCGGCGCCGGATGAGATCGCCGACGCCGTGCTGTTCTTCGCGTCCGACCGGGCGCGGTTCGTCACGGGCCAGGTGCTGTGCGTGGACGGCGGGTACTCCGCGGGCAAACTGGCGGTGCAAGGGCCGAGCGTCGACGCCTTCTACGGGCAGGTCAGCGAGAGCCGGTAG